cttgaggcttatgaatggtttgcaccttgtcgtgaaccctctgtatttgcacTTGTGAAGTCTTCTTCACAAGTGCAAATAATGATATTGGGTAATGATATGTCTATCTCCTGGATactgttcttcacttggctgaatgttgtgaaggggtttttctgtACCGTGGAAAGGTttctacgatcatccaccactgttgtcttccatgcaCGTCcaagcctttttgtgttgcagagctcaccagtgcattcttttttcctcagaatgtaccaaactgctgatttggccactcctaatgttcctgctatttctctaaaggaaatttattttgcagcctaaggatggcctgtttcacttacattgagagctcctttgttcaaagcaacagcttccaaatgcaaattccacacctggaatcaactccagacctgcttaattgatgatgaAATAaagaaggaatagcccacacctctCCATAAAACAActttacttttggtcccttgaaaaagagggggctacatattaaagagctgcaattcctaaacccttcctccaattttgATGTAAATACCttcaaatgaaagctgagagactggtcttcaagcccatattcattatttaactgtaacttgaaaattattttggtatacagccaaaataacaaaacttgtgccagtgtccaattatttacgGACCTAACTGTGTGTCTTTACAGTCCTCGATCACACCTCTTGATGTTTCTTTCTGTTGGTTTTTGACACACTGTGTAAGAGGAGCCATCACAGAAGACTGTCTCTAACTGACTGAATGACTCAGTGACAGAAtgtgtgtctgactgactgaatgacaggatatgtgtttgtctgactgactgactgtctgtctgactgaatgACAGGAtgtgtgtctgactgactgagtgactcactacccattgttaaatggcatggttagagatgcagacatCCAATGGACTGGCTACCGAATCTGACCAGGGCCCAAGGTAGATTGGTTAATGACAAGCAGGCCACGACCATCCGTAGTTACACACAGGGCCCGCCCACACTGATATCACCTACAGGAATCCAGTCCTGACCACTTCACACAGCCGAGGTGCCCCTTGGCCcataaatagctgctcttcaaGACCCCTACACCAGCTCACCACTGTCACATGTACCcacgggccggctgaactaggcctgGCTCATTGTTCTAGGTCCAAGTGGTCATGGCTCTATTTAGTGCTGCCTGCGTCCCATCTTCAGTTCTGGATTCAGGGCACTGTAATAACACATCCGGTGGCGTGCTTTttgtggtggtgaagtgggtcGGTGCTACGAGCCAACTGCCTGAGCAGACAGCTCCGGAATCCCTTGGCACGTTCACACCCGGCACAGAGACCGACAGTGACCCTGTCAATCTCTTGATTGCGTTTCGCTGACCTTTGCTCTCCGTCTATATCCAAGTGCACTACATGGTTCTCTGTTCTGGATCAATTGCAATTTAGGCACACTTCCTTTGCCACATGTCACTGTAAAGATGTGCCGTAGTCTGGGTGTGATGAAATAAGGTGGTAtagtggtctagggtggtgtaGTGGTCTGAGGTGGTGTAGTGGTCTTGGGTGGTGTAGTGGTCTAGGGTGGTATATTGGTCTATGATGTAGTGGTCTTGGGTGGTGTAGTGCTCTAGGGTGGTGTAGTGGTCTTGGGTGGTATAGTGGTCTATGGTGTAGTGGTCTTGGGTGGTGTAGTGCTCTAGGGTGGTGTAGTGGTCTTGGGTGGTATAGTGGTCTATGGTGTAGTGGTCTTGGCTGGTATAGTGGTCTTGGGTGATGTAGTGGTCTTGGGTGGTGTTGAGGTATAGGGTGGTGttgtggtctagggtggtgtagtggtctagggtggtgtagtggtctagggtggtgtaGTAATCTAgggtggtgcagtggtctagggtggtgtagtggtctagggtggtgtaGTAATCTAgggtggtgcagtggtctagggtggtgtagtggtctagggtggtgtaGTAATCTAgggtggtgcagtggtctagggtggtgtaGTAATCTAgggtggtgcagtggtctagggtggtgtagtggtctagggtggtgtaGTAATCTAGGGTACTGCTGTAGCATGAGTTCAGTTACAACCCACTGCTTGTTCAGGGATCCTGTATTTCCACTAGTCACGATCATAAAAACACTCAAATCACTAaatgcctagaaggccagcgtcccggagtcgcctcttcactgttgatgttgagacggGTGTTTTGGGTGGACTATTTAATGAAACCGTTGTCTGTTTCTACatctagacactctaatgtatttgtcctcttgctcagttgtgcaccggggcctcccactcctctttctgttctgattAGAGACAGTTAGTGCTGTTTTTTgaaaggagtagtacacatcattgtacaatattttcagtttctaggcaatttctcgcataggaatagccttcatttctcagaatagAGAGATTTCAGTTTTccgaagaaagttctttgtttctggccattttgagcctctaatcaaacccacaaacgctgatgctgaacatactgaactagtctataGAAGGCCagtttttattgcttctttaattacCAAATACCTTtaagtgtatcaaaataaactccAAAATACAGCAGCTGCACCATGTATCAAAATAAGCAGcagcttttctctgcctaacGAGTCATGCGATAAATCTGACATCTGACATAGTTAATAACCAATCTAATATTCACATATCCCTGTGATCACCCCGATGAAGATTAGTTTTAAACTAACCAACTCTTTAATATTTAACTCTATCCTAATTTAGTTGTTTGGTGTTTGATAATGAAGGGACTACTctgcatcagcaacactgactcaatgacaGTCATTTATAAGAAAACAACTGATGAcctttattcatagcaactagtctctaagtaattaatcttttgattgttaatcataaatataatactAAATTATGTGTGAGacagtcattcatgcaatggtatgcaaaatccTGATCATACCATACAGCTACTTCAATAAGGGTACAATCATTTAGCAATCAATTCTTTATTTATCAATCATTGGACACCTATTTGgaagttgaaaataaaaaatttagcattttgtcaacaattattaaACGATtgatatgttttcattttaaatgtagccagaaacATAATCAACAAGTAGCAACAGAACTTGTCAAGGAGGATTAACCCAACTCCAACTACTGACTCTATTGAGAGCCTCAGAATATAGGTATAgaggacacaaacacattaatagCGTAGTAAGATTAATTTTCTGTTCAGATCTCAACAAGTCTGGGCAAATTATTGTGTTGGTACCAATCAGAGGCCGCatttttatgatatcatcatgTAGACTCctcacaaagtattttacagtgaagcgccatccaatcaacttcgctgaatttgagcagacaataagtccctatacacttcagaattcatccggctgcttctgtcttctgtcacatcaataaacaccccatgccatcacactgcctctacaaaatacaaaacactttgTAAACAcaagtattttgatacaaaatatgaaacaattttcatcaaccctatcaaatacaaatgaccaaataatattttgtattttaaatacatattttaaatacatgtattataaatactgcccatccccgtgtacgcctatgtagatattccatagaatatcagccgtttccagctacaattgtcatttacaacatttacaaggtctacaatgtatttctgatctatttcattttattttaatggagaaGAAATGTgcttcttttgaaaacaaagacaaatttgaagtgaccccaaacttttgaatagtagtgtatattgtaaacattatataaatgtaaatgtaagagTAATGGTATTTAGCATTTTTGCTTCCCTGGGAACCTTCTTAGGATCCATGTATGACATTGTGACCTCTGTAGCGTACTGTGACTTCTGTAGCGTACTGTGACCTCTGTAGCGCACTGTGACCTCCGTAGCGTACTGTGACCTCTGTAGTGCACTGTGATCTCTGTAGCGTACTGTGACCTCTGTATCGCACTGTGACCTCTGTAGCACACTGTGACCTCTGTAGCGCACTGTGACCTCTGTAGCGCACTGTGACCTCTGTAGCGTACAGTGACTTCTGTAGCGCACTGTGATCTCTGTAGTGTACTGTGACTTCTGTAGCGCACTGTGACCTCGTTAGCGCACTGTAACCTTGGTAGTGTACTGTGACTTCTGTAGCGCACTGTGATTTCTGTAGTGTACTGtgacttctgtagcatactgtgATCACAGTGTTGTATTAGTGTGGATTATTCACATGCTTCAGAACAGGCCTTTAGATTTACTGCCATAAAATGGACATCAGATTGCATGTAACAGTTTGAACCGCTTGAAGACTTCAGTCAATATATAAATaggacaataaaatatttttataacctTTTGATATATGGATATGGATACTGACTGTTTGCACTCAGTGTTTAATGGTAGGTCCCCATGGGAACAGGCTACAGGTGAGACATTTGAATCTGTTGCCCTGTCGTCACTTCAATATACAATCAACACAGAGTATTGGCACCATTCATGAAATCgagcaaaagtgaatgcaaaaaataaacaacactaaCAGTTAGTCATTTATTGGGCTCAAACATAAGGAAGAACCACatacttttatttcaacacaaGAAAGGAAAACGGTAAGTTATTTCGGCAAACACCGGTTAATGAAATGAAGGGTGCACTTATTTATATCACAttatgaaatagcttttttgtATCATCTTTCAGTGCGATGTGTTAAATTTAGCTAACTTTATCTTTCAATAAAGTTTAAGTGAAGTCTGTATAttcatgtgtccaaatatttttaaaaatagtCAACTTTCCAAGGGGTGtctttactttttcacatgactgtggCATAGTGTTTTGCGCTGCATATAATAACAGCTAATAACATGGCACTTTTttaacaacaaagaaacaataataataataatgtaagtAACGCTTCTTAGTTAGTTATTAAATatgaatacatatttatatgATGTGTGTTAATATGAATGTGTTATTATGttgattattataataatttcttGCTGCAGCCAGACCACAGCTGTGTCAATGAAGTTCCATCTGGAGACAGCTTTGCCAAatcagagggggaaaaaacattctGTGCTTTGTGGGTCTTATTTATTGATGGAGATGTGATGAAATCAAAACATGAACTGAAGACAGCACCAGTGAACACAACTGATGGAACTATTGAATACCACCTGTCTGtgattgaattaaaaaaagtgAGCCATGTTAGCTACCACTGACGAAACAGTAACGCGGCTGCGGGGCAACGTTTTGGCTGTTCAGTTCTAAGCTAGCTGCAGTCAGAATACAGTTACGGTGGGTATAGGCGCCCCTGGGCCCAGGTCATTCACAACGACATTATGAATCCCAATGGAATTAATTGGCATGTCACGTTATTTAATGCTTGCCCATTTCCAAAGGGGACCGTTAAAACTACTTACTGGCTAGTGTACCTGGCTTGACAGGATAACTTACTAGAACTGTAGTTTGTTACCCTGCTTTACTATCGGACGAAAGGTCTTGAGGCCAGAGCGAGAGTATGACGTCAATTTGACATGCACTGCATCCCTTCTAGCTATGGCTGGAGTGGTACACCGTACTACAGCGATGAATTACTGCCCTAGTACTCTCATACTTCCTGCCTCTATTTGCATACAGCCTACGTAACGTGGCTTGTGCTTATAAAGGCAGCGAGGTTCAGAGATATTCGCTATATGGCTTTCATGCCAGTCTTGTAGGCGTCGCTGCAGAGAAATTGTGGCCAGAGGGAAAGTACAGTTTTGTTTAAATGATTATTCAAACTTTTTTGTGAGGGAATGGACTAATTTCTGGCGTTTATTTGAGAGGAATTTACTCAAGCAAGCGACCCCATTCCATCTCATCAGCAGCTGATATTCCGCTTTAAAGCGCACTCGGGTGAACTGGTTTGGAGCCATCCCATTGGTATCAGCAAAcgaaaaaatgtaaatatacaacCGTGTGATGTCCTGCATTGTAGGCTGTTactgttatttttgttgattatgTGGATATAGGCCTATTCGTTTTTTGATTGcgcacaaatgttttctattcacCATTTAATCGTTGGAAGAAGAATGATGCCAACTCCGTTTCCAAAGTAAATCAGAAAGACAACATCGTTGTCAACTATAacaacaagtaaaaaaaaaaactattctgcaAAGGTTACAATTGTTTACTAAAGCCgaggcaagaaggcagaggaggGTGGTCGTAGTGTGGCACAATGCGGACTCCCTGGACACAGCCTTTGCCATCGGCTATTGGCCATATAACACAGTGTATTATTGCTGTTATAGACCTGTTACCAACGCTATAAAGACCGCGAATTTCTTTTCTCCCGTTAACTGTCTCATATACCGCGTTTTTCAACCAGTCACCTTAGATTTTGATAACAGGTTTTATTAATTCCTAGCAATACACGTATGGAATACAATATTAATTCAAACAGTTTTAGATAATACTTTCTAATCTAGACCAAAGAAATACTTTTTCGCCAGACCCCCTGCAAAAATGTGAGTGCGTCGAACTGGGAGGGTCTGATGGGATTTTATTCTGTTATTGCACCTTTTCTATCATATAACTGTCGGAATTGAGTTTTTATAAGGAAACTGCCATATGATCAATGCACTTGCTGAACGTTTCTAAACTTTATGTATCTTTGTATTGCTATTTTAAGTGTAATATGCTCATTATTGTCTCTTCCCTTTATATAGagttcatttgtatttatttttttacattatgtggttttgtgtgttgtctggtcatgttgaatttgaatgccttggaggccaggtcaacaattaaatcaaaatggacTTACCCGGTTAAATAACTGTTAAATGAaattaaaagtaaataaattaGAATATTTTAGTAAATCAACTTTCTATTTTTGGGCTttacataataatacattgcCAGACCATTAACTTGAAGGCAGAATCATATTCCAGTCTCTAGGGTGTAGTGTCAAAGCAGCAGTTCCAACATCAGGTGAATATCAAGTTCCAATATCTTTGAATATCTTCTTATGGAACAGCTTTAGGAAGTCTCAACCTAGTGTCATATCTTTTTAGGCTATTATTCAATTGCATCTGTTGTCCTGACTAACaaccccctctgtctgtctctcaccagGCTGACCACTAGGGACAAGTGGAGGGTGTACAAACGGATGTGTGTCATGTCCTTACTGGCGGTTGTTGCTCTGACATTGGTCCAGAGAGGGGGCATCGGCATCGGGGCGCCCTTCCAAATCGAGAGGCAGGCTCGCATGGAGGCTTCCTCCAAGGATGGAGAGGACAAGAACCTGCAACATAAGGCGGTCCTCTTTGCTGGGTCCAACACTTTTTGGAAGACCAGCAAGCACAAACAACCAGAGCCTGTCGCCACGGACACCACAGAGGAGCCCAGCATGACACAGGAGCAAACCATCCCCCGGACCTGGGACGTGTCCAGTGTCAACTGCAGTGCCAACATCAACCTCACCACCCAGGACTGGTTCCTGGGCCTGGAGGCCAACTTCAAGCAATTCCTGCTGTATCGCCACTGCCGCTTCTTCCCCATGCTCATCAACCATCCGGAGAAGTGCTCAGGCGAGACTTACCTGTTCATGGTGATCAAGTCCATCATCACGCAGCACGATCGCCGCGAGGTGATCCGCAGGACGTGGGGGAAGGAGCAGGTGGTGGACGGCAAGAAGGTGAGGACGGTCTTTCTGCTGGGGACATCTAACAACCAAGCTGAGAAGGCCAACCATCAGAAGCTCCTGGAGTACGAGGACTACATTTATGGAGATGTCCTCCAGTGGGACTTCCAGGACAGCTTCTTCAACCTAACCCTTAAGGAGACACACTTCCTCAAGTGGTTCTCCACCTACTGCGCCGACGTTCACTACATCTTCAAGGGTGACGACGATGTCTTTGTCAACGTAGAGAACATATTTGAGTACCT
The nucleotide sequence above comes from Esox lucius isolate fEsoLuc1 chromosome 8, fEsoLuc1.pri, whole genome shotgun sequence. Encoded proteins:
- the b3gnt7 gene encoding UDP-GlcNAc:betaGal beta-1,3-N-acetylglucosaminyltransferase 7 — protein: MLTTRDKWRVYKRMCVMSLLAVVALTLVQRGGIGIGAPFQIERQARMEASSKDGEDKNLQHKAVLFAGSNTFWKTSKHKQPEPVATDTTEEPSMTQEQTIPRTWDVSSVNCSANINLTTQDWFLGLEANFKQFLLYRHCRFFPMLINHPEKCSGETYLFMVIKSIITQHDRREVIRRTWGKEQVVDGKKVRTVFLLGTSNNQAEKANHQKLLEYEDYIYGDVLQWDFQDSFFNLTLKETHFLKWFSTYCADVHYIFKGDDDVFVNVENIFEYLETAAHSKNLFVGDVLFKAKPIRKKENKYYIPQALYNKTHYPPYAGGGGFLMDAGLARRLYWASDSLELYPIDDVFLGMCLEVLQVTPVKHNAFKTFGLVKNKNSKLNREPCFFRSMIVVHKLLPPDLINMWNLVKSDLICSQKVEML